From the Chitinophaga lutea genome, one window contains:
- a CDS encoding PSD1 and planctomycete cytochrome C domain-containing protein produces MKRHLCLVPLLFFLVFACNRPGARQSADSGRLPDEVDYNFHIRPILSDKCFTCHGPDANKREAGLRLDIGDSAFKALQETPGAFAFVRGKPHLSEVYKRIISEDTSLRMPPVNSNLQLTEREIKLIEKWIKQGAEYKPHWAFVPPRAGQLPDVGDEDWPRNEIDRFILEGMENAGLEPNEEADKEHLLKRASLDITGLPPSVELTDRFLADDRPDAYERMVDTLLAMPQYGEKMAIHWMDVARYADSHGYQDDNYRSMWPWRDWVIHAFNTNMPYSTFVTWQLAGDLMPGATREQLLATGFNRNHKITEEGGVIDEEYRVEYVSDRTNTFGKAFIGVTIECAKCHDHKYDPFSQEEYYKLYAFFNSVKEVGLESVVGGPDTYAKKPYMEISNDEVKNILTFINKPDTNKLIVSVMGDLDTARKSYILQRGVYDNHGTEVLPGTPRSILAFKGRPNRLGLAEWLVSPQNPLTARVFVNRMWQEVFGRGIVKTSGDFGMQGELPSHPALLDWLAVDFMKNGWNVKRLMKQIVTSATYRQSAVASKKKLARDPDNIWLSRAPRQRLPAELARDLVLSSSGLLVKKIGGPSVKPYQPKGLWELATSGRGQLSRYIQDHGESLYRRGLYTFIKRTVPPPSLMIFDGSNRDQCEIKRTSTNTPLQALVMLNDPQVLEASRVLATRLLAEKTDPVETAFRRIVCRKPNAKELSVLKAYYSEQQQYFRQQPAAAEKLLNNGEYPLPEKADKQAIAALMQVVTTIYNLEETLAKT; encoded by the coding sequence ATGAAAAGACATCTGTGCCTTGTACCACTTCTATTCTTCCTGGTTTTCGCCTGCAACCGGCCGGGCGCCCGGCAGAGCGCCGATAGCGGCAGGCTGCCGGACGAAGTGGATTATAATTTCCATATCCGTCCCATCCTGTCCGACAAGTGCTTCACCTGTCACGGCCCGGATGCGAACAAACGCGAAGCGGGCCTGCGCCTCGATATCGGCGACAGCGCCTTTAAAGCACTGCAAGAAACACCGGGAGCTTTTGCGTTCGTGCGCGGCAAGCCTCACCTTTCCGAAGTCTACAAAAGAATCATTTCGGAAGACACTTCCCTGCGCATGCCGCCCGTCAATTCCAACCTCCAGCTCACCGAAAGGGAAATAAAGCTGATCGAAAAGTGGATCAAACAGGGCGCGGAATATAAGCCTCACTGGGCCTTCGTTCCTCCCAGGGCGGGACAGCTGCCCGATGTAGGCGATGAAGACTGGCCACGCAATGAAATAGACCGCTTCATCCTCGAAGGCATGGAAAACGCCGGCCTGGAGCCTAACGAAGAAGCGGATAAAGAGCACCTGCTCAAACGTGCCTCGCTCGATATTACCGGGCTGCCGCCTTCCGTGGAGCTGACCGACCGCTTCCTCGCCGATGACCGTCCCGACGCATACGAGCGGATGGTAGACACCCTGCTCGCCATGCCGCAGTACGGCGAGAAAATGGCGATACACTGGATGGATGTGGCGCGGTATGCGGACTCGCATGGGTACCAGGACGATAACTACCGCAGCATGTGGCCCTGGCGCGACTGGGTGATACATGCCTTCAACACCAACATGCCCTACAGCACCTTCGTCACCTGGCAACTGGCGGGCGACCTCATGCCCGGCGCCACCCGCGAACAGTTGCTGGCCACCGGCTTCAACCGCAACCACAAGATCACGGAAGAAGGCGGGGTGATCGACGAAGAATACCGCGTGGAATACGTGAGCGACCGCACCAATACTTTCGGCAAGGCCTTCATCGGCGTTACCATCGAGTGCGCGAAGTGCCACGATCATAAATACGATCCTTTCTCACAGGAAGAATATTACAAACTCTACGCGTTCTTTAACAGCGTGAAGGAAGTAGGTCTCGAGTCCGTAGTGGGCGGTCCTGACACGTACGCCAAGAAACCCTACATGGAGATCTCGAACGATGAGGTGAAAAACATCCTCACTTTCATCAACAAACCCGATACCAACAAACTGATCGTGTCGGTGATGGGCGACCTCGACACCGCGCGCAAGTCGTATATCCTTCAGCGTGGGGTGTACGATAATCACGGCACCGAAGTGCTGCCCGGCACGCCCCGTTCCATCCTGGCATTCAAAGGGCGGCCCAACCGGCTGGGGCTGGCGGAGTGGCTCGTGAGCCCGCAGAATCCGCTCACCGCCCGCGTTTTCGTGAACCGTATGTGGCAGGAAGTGTTCGGCAGGGGCATCGTCAAAACGTCGGGCGACTTCGGTATGCAGGGCGAACTGCCTTCGCACCCGGCGCTGCTCGACTGGCTGGCCGTGGATTTCATGAAAAACGGCTGGAACGTGAAACGCCTGATGAAACAGATCGTGACCTCCGCTACTTACCGCCAGAGCGCGGTGGCCAGTAAAAAGAAACTGGCGCGCGACCCGGATAACATCTGGCTCTCCCGCGCACCGCGCCAGCGGCTGCCGGCGGAACTGGCGCGCGACCTTGTGCTGAGCAGCAGCGGGCTGCTCGTGAAAAAGATCGGCGGGCCCAGCGTGAAGCCTTACCAGCCGAAAGGTTTGTGGGAACTGGCCACCTCCGGCCGCGGACAGCTTTCAAGATACATACAGGACCATGGCGAAAGCCTCTACCGCCGCGGGTTATACACGTTCATCAAACGCACCGTGCCGCCGCCTTCGCTCATGATTTTCGACGGCAGCAACCGCGACCAGTGCGAGATCAAACGCACTTCCACCAACACGCCGCTGCAGGCGCTGGTGATGCTCAACGACCCGCAGGTGCTCGAAGCATCGAGGGTGCTGGCCACCAGGCTGCTGGCGGAAAAGACGGACCCGGTGGAAACGGCCTTCCGGCGTATCGTATGCCGCAAGCCCAACGCAAAAGAGCTCAGTGTATTGAAAGCATATTACAGTGAACAGCAACAGTATTTCCGGCAGCAGCCCGCTGCAGCGGAGAAACTGCTGAACAACGGCGAATACCCGCTCCCGGAAAAAGCGGACAAACAGGCCATCGCCGCGCTGATGCAGGTGGTGACCACGATTTACAACCTCGAAGAAACACTGGCGAAAACGTAA